From the Pseudomonas syringae KCTC 12500 genome, the window GGACTGATCGGGGCCAGCGCCAAACTGTCGAGCTCCGCGCTGCTGCGCGTGCCGGCGCAAATTTACACGACACTGATCCGTGGTGTTCCGGACCTGGTGTTGATGCTGCTGATTTTCTACAGCCTGCAAACCTGGCTCACCATGCTGACCGACGCGATGGAATGGGAATACATCGAGATCAACCCGTTCGGCGCAGGCGTCATCACCCTGGGCTTCATCTATGGTGCGTACTTCACAGAGACGTTTCGCGGCGCGATTCTGTCCGTGCCTCGCGGTCAGGTGGAGGCAGCGACAGCCTATGGACTGAAACGCGGTCAGCGCTTTCGTTACGTCGTGTTCCCGCAGATGATGCGTTACGCGCTGCCGGGGATTGGTAACAACTGGCAGGTGCTGCTCAAGGCGACTGCGCTGGTATCGATCATCGGTCTGGCTGATCTGGTCAAGGCGTCACAGGATGCGGGCAAGAGCACCTATCAGCTGTTCTACTTTCTGGTGCTGGCGGCACTGATTTACCTGCTGATCACCAGCGCCTCGAACTTCGCCCTGCGTTGGGCTGAGCGGTATTACGCCGCAGGCAGCCGGGAGGCACAGCGATGATCGAATTGCTGCAGGAATACTGGAAACCCTTCCTTTATACAGATGGCGTCAACGTGACCGGCCTGGCGATGACCATGTGGCTGCTCAGCGCCTCCATCGTCATCGGCTTCTGCGTGTCGATCCCGCTGTCGATTGCGCGGGTGTCTGGAAAACGCTGGGTGCGCTGGCCGGTGCAGTTCTACACCTACCTGTTTCGCGGTACGCCTCTCTATATACAGCTGCTGATCTGCTACACCGGCATTTACAGCCTTGCCGCAGTACGTGAACAGCCGATGCTCGATGCGTTCTTTCGCGATGCGATGAACTGCACGATCCTGGCCTTCACCCTGAACACCTGCGCCTACACCACGGAGATCTTTGCCGGGGCGATCCGCAGCATGGCCCACGGCGAAGTCGAAGCGGCCAAGGCCTATGGCCTGACCGGCTGGAAGCTTTATGCCTACGTGATCATGCCGTCGGTGCTGCGCCGTTCACTGCCGTATTACAGCAACGAAGTGATCCTGATGCTGCACTCGACCACTGTGGCCTTTACCGCCACGGTGCCGGACATCCTGAAAGTCGCGCGGGATGCCAACTCCGCCACTTTCATGACCTTCCAGTCCTTCGGTATCGCCGCCGTCATGTACCTGACCGTGACGTTCATTCTGGTCGGGCTGTTCCGCCTTGCCGAACGCCGCTGGCTGGCCTTTCTCGGCCCGGCCCATTAATCAGGACTGAACATGCGCCATCACACCCATGACTTGCTTTCGCCAGTGCCCGGCACTGGCCGGCAAATCCACAGCTTTCATTACGGGCCGCAAAACGGCGCCGGCAAAGTTTATATTCAGGCGTCGCTGCATGCCGACGAGCTACCGGGCATGCTGGTGGCCTGGTACCTGAAGCAGCGTCTGGCCGAACTGGAAAACGCCGGGCGACTGCTGGGCGAAATCGTTGTGGTGCCCGTCGCCAACCCGATCGGTCTGGAACAAGTGCTGATGGACACCCCGCTGGGCCGCTACGAGCTGGAAAGCGGCCAGAACTTCAATCGCGGGTTCAGCGACCTCTGCACTCAGGTCGGTGATGACATCGAAGCCCGACTGACTAACGACGCAGAGCACAACTGCGCGCTGGTAAGGGACAGCCTGCTGGCGGCGCTGAATGCCGTACCGGCGACCACACAACTGCATTCGTTGCGCCTGACCCTGCAGCGCCTGGCCTGCGATGCCGACATGGTGCTGGACCTGCACTGTGATTTCGAGTCGGTCGAGCACCTGTACACCACGCCCGAAGCCTGGCCGAAAGTCGAACCGTTATCACGCTACCTGGGCGCGCACGCCAGCCTGCTGGCGACCGACTCAGGCGGGCAGTCGTTCGATGAGTGCTTCACGCTGGTCTGGTGGCAATTGCAGCAACGCTTTGGCGAGCGCTTTCCGATTCCCATGGGCAGCTTTTCGGTGACCCTGGAGCTGCGCGGGCAAGGCGATGTCAACCATGCGCTGGCCAGCCGCGACTGCCAGGCGATCATTCATTACCTGATCGATGCCGGCATGATTGACGGCGATCTGCAGCCGCTACCCGAACTGCTCTACCCCGCTACGCCACTGGCAGCGGTCGAACCGGTGGCTACGCCGGTCGGCGGCCTGCTGGTGTTCTGCGCAATGCCCGGCGAACACGTCGAGGCCGGCCAACTGATTGCCGAGGTCATCGACCCGATCAGCGATACCGTGACCTGCATCCATGCCCTCAACGCAGGCCTGCTGTATGCGCGTTCCCTGCGCCGCATGGCGACTGCCGGCATGGTCATTGCGCACATCGCCGGCACCCATGCCTATCGCAGCGGCTATCTACTTTCTCCTTGAGGACCTGTCATGTACAAACTGACCATCGATGGCCTGCACAAAAGCTATGGCGACAATCACGTGCTCAAAGGCGTATCGCTCAAGGCCAGCAGCGGTGACGTCATCTGTTTGATCGGGGCAAGTGGCTCCGGCAAGAGCACCTTTTTGCGCTGCATCAACTTTCTCGAACAGCCCAGTGACGGGGCGATGAGCCTGGATGGCAAGCAAGTACGCATGGTCAGCGACAAGGACGGTATGCGCGTTGCCGACCCGGATGAGCTGCAGCGTATCCGTACGCGGCTGGCGATGGTGTTTCAGCACTTCAACCTGTGGGCGCACATGACCGTGCTGGAAAACATCACCATGGCGCCGCGCCGGGTCCTGGGCGTGCCCAAGGCCGAAGCCGAAGCTCGCGCGCGCAAATACCTGGAAAAGGTCGGCCTGCCTGAGCGTGTCGCCGATCAGTACCCCGCGTTTCTTTCCGGTGGCCAGCAACAGCGCGTGGCCATCGCCCGTGCGCTGGCGATGGAGCCGGAAATCATGCTCTTCGACGAACCGACATCCGCGCTGGACCCGGAGCTGGTCGGTGAAGTGCTGAAGGTCATTCAGGGCCTGGCTGAAGAAGGCCGGACGATGATTCTGGTCACCCACGAAATGGGTTTCGCGCGCAAGGTGGCGAGCCAGGTTGTGTTCCTGCACCAGGGCCAGATCGAAGAATCCGGCCACCCGGACGAAGTCCTCAACAACCCGAAAAGCGAGCGTTTGCAGCAGTTCTTGAGCGGCAATCTGAAGTAGCACGGATTGCTGCGTACACACGTCTCGATCCCCCTCAAATCTCGTTCCCACGCTCAAGCGTGGAAGACGCTCTACGTCATCAAGAGGACGCAGAGCGTCCAGAACGGCATGCCGACGCGGAGCATCGGCACGATAGTCATGGTGGTATCCCTGGTATCGGCACGATAGGCAATCCAGGAACGATCAGCCACATAACCATTTAAAACTATTACCCTTTCTCTGCTGTCTCTGACTTAACGCCACTCAGAGCACACTCAAACGGATGAGCAGACCCACCGATTTCGCTCGACGATGGTTTCTCGCCCGAGGCTGGAAGCCCTTTGCGTTCCAGAAAGAGGTCTGGGCGGCGGTGAAGAATGGCGAGTCCGGTTTGCTGCATGCCAGCACCGGCTCGGGCAAGACCTACGCCGTATGGTTCGCCGCGCTCAACCGCTTCGCCAAAGCCAATACGCTCACCGCTGACAACAAACCCCGCAAACGCAAACCGCCTGCCGAGCCGCTGAGTGTCCTGTGGATCACGCCCATGCGCGCCCTGGCCGCCGATACCGCCCGCGCCCTTGAGGCGCCACTGGCCGAACTGGACATCCCGTGGTCGGTCGGCTTGCGCACCGGCGATACCAGCGGCAGCGAACGCGCCCGGCAGAGTCGGCGGCTGCCCTCTGCCTTGATCACCACCCCAGAAAGCCTGACGCTGCTGCTGACCCGTGCCGACGCTCAGGTCGCCTTGTCGACACTGAAGATGGTGGTGGTGGACGAATGGCACGAGCTGATCGGCAACAAGCGCGGCGTGCAGTTGCAACTGGCCTTG encodes:
- a CDS encoding ABC transporter permease, whose protein sequence is MLDALMQNLGLSAFSLKGFGPLLLEGTWMTVKLAVLSLALSILLGLIGASAKLSSSALLRVPAQIYTTLIRGVPDLVLMLLIFYSLQTWLTMLTDAMEWEYIEINPFGAGVITLGFIYGAYFTETFRGAILSVPRGQVEAATAYGLKRGQRFRYVVFPQMMRYALPGIGNNWQVLLKATALVSIIGLADLVKASQDAGKSTYQLFYFLVLAALIYLLITSASNFALRWAERYYAAGSREAQR
- a CDS encoding ABC transporter permease, which gives rise to MIELLQEYWKPFLYTDGVNVTGLAMTMWLLSASIVIGFCVSIPLSIARVSGKRWVRWPVQFYTYLFRGTPLYIQLLICYTGIYSLAAVREQPMLDAFFRDAMNCTILAFTLNTCAYTTEIFAGAIRSMAHGEVEAAKAYGLTGWKLYAYVIMPSVLRRSLPYYSNEVILMLHSTTVAFTATVPDILKVARDANSATFMTFQSFGIAAVMYLTVTFILVGLFRLAERRWLAFLGPAH
- a CDS encoding succinylglutamate desuccinylase/aspartoacylase family protein; protein product: MRHHTHDLLSPVPGTGRQIHSFHYGPQNGAGKVYIQASLHADELPGMLVAWYLKQRLAELENAGRLLGEIVVVPVANPIGLEQVLMDTPLGRYELESGQNFNRGFSDLCTQVGDDIEARLTNDAEHNCALVRDSLLAALNAVPATTQLHSLRLTLQRLACDADMVLDLHCDFESVEHLYTTPEAWPKVEPLSRYLGAHASLLATDSGGQSFDECFTLVWWQLQQRFGERFPIPMGSFSVTLELRGQGDVNHALASRDCQAIIHYLIDAGMIDGDLQPLPELLYPATPLAAVEPVATPVGGLLVFCAMPGEHVEAGQLIAEVIDPISDTVTCIHALNAGLLYARSLRRMATAGMVIAHIAGTHAYRSGYLLSP
- a CDS encoding ABC transporter ATP-binding protein, which codes for MYKLTIDGLHKSYGDNHVLKGVSLKASSGDVICLIGASGSGKSTFLRCINFLEQPSDGAMSLDGKQVRMVSDKDGMRVADPDELQRIRTRLAMVFQHFNLWAHMTVLENITMAPRRVLGVPKAEAEARARKYLEKVGLPERVADQYPAFLSGGQQQRVAIARALAMEPEIMLFDEPTSALDPELVGEVLKVIQGLAEEGRTMILVTHEMGFARKVASQVVFLHQGQIEESGHPDEVLNNPKSERLQQFLSGNLK